The segment ttAATAGTGTTTTGGCTTTGGATCAAAAGGAACACAGTGTAAAACTATAACACTTTCTAGACTTTGGTTTCCTACATGGTTATGTTAGCTAGCATATTTTGCACAATAATAAAGTACACATAGGCAGGTAAATGCCTGGCTGTAGAAAAAGTGCAGTTTGATAATGGTGACagaggctgagagcagcagtaCTGCCTGCTCCCCTCTTCCAGCAGGCGGACCCACTCTGTGGTGTGCTTCAGTAGTAAGCTGCAACTCTACCTTTAGCACTGCTGTATACTCCAATACTTGTTAGATTTTTTCAGTCATTGACTATTACTCTGTTCTTAACATTTCAAATTCCAGCGGACAAAAATCATAGCTGCACAAAAAGACAcacatcagttaaaaaaaaagtaaataaatatatatataatattgtaatatataataatataaaatatacagattgctccaaaagcaatgccttatttatttctatggaaactacaacaaagaccacagtaacactatttgatagctagctacaaaacactatttttcccACATGTCACTACCATTATTTAGGGCCACAAAGACGATTAGGGGTCTGGAGGATCTCCCATACAAGGAAAGACTGAGGGACCTGAaactgttcatcctggagaagactgagatgGGATCTCATCAATACTTATACAGATCTCAGGTGCGGGAATCAAATGGATAGGACCAGGTTCTTTTCAGTTGTGCCTGGCAATGGGACAAGGGACAACAGGCACAAAACACAACGCAGGAGGTTCCATACAAACACGTGAAACAACTTCCCTACCATGAGGATAACAgagcactggtacaggctgcccagagagacagcagagtctcctctggagatattcaagacctgtccAGGAATTcttcctgtgtaacctactgcagggaacctgctttagcagggggttggactccatgatctccagaggtcccttccaacatctACTAtgattagctgtgcattttcaccagtaatGAACAAGACCCTACATGCCatgtttgtaaaaatctgcaccagcagaggtgaccactgtgccactgcagaaacgcaccacccaccacctcactgtgctcacatccactgtttggtggatataaacgttcagcaagcatcaatgaacaTCAGTGGAGTCAGTCAGCGACACCCCTTTGCTTCCTacacgcttccatgtcagatgccacttcatcagactgcccctctgctgccatctgtcacacggcaacaaaatgaaatggaacACATGTGggaagttcaacctctactgccataccaccaacactTGCCTCTGAGATTGTGAGCCAAtgtaatgaaataggaggcattactttcagagccgCCCTTGtatttatgtatacatataatACCAAATACAGGTAAACAATATGGAGGTGTTTTGGAGGCATGCTTTAAGGTGAAGTCTACCATTCCAGTCCACAGACACAGTCCCTGCCACACAGGGAAAGGTACATAATAAACTTTTCCTTCAGGCTTCACTGACACATCAATACAGAAGTCTTTCACAGAACATTGCCTTCCTTTATCTTTCAGGATGTCAGTTTTGCTTGGGGCCTCTCTCTTGGGGAAATAATagttacatattttcttttacgAGGACAGTTTTACTACCAGTTGGATAGGTACTCTGATCCAAATGACAACTGAAATCATATAAAAATGTTGTCTCTGTCAACCTACTGAGAATACAGGGGGGGTTGGAACGTTAAGAATGACCGATGTAGAAATTCCACTTCTGCTTGCTTCTTTGTTCCAGTTGAATGCCTTGGGGAAAAGTATGAAGGGCTCCCCAGCACACCCCGGAGAACATGCAGTCCAACCCCTGATCAAGTATGAGCAACCCTGAGCCCAGGCGGGCCTCTGAGGacctccaaggaggagaccaGACCCACAGCTTCTAAATTCCTCCACTCCAGCACTCCAGTTCGTGCCCATTGCCTGTGTCCCGGCATAGCACCACTCAGCAGAGCCGAGCCTGGCTCCGTAGCGTCCTCTTGGCACCTCTTCGGGTGTTTACACCATTACGAGGCTCCGCCCCCCCAAACCTTTCCCTCTGCTCGAGTTCCTACGCCATCTCGGTGGCCCcctgctggactctctccacTATGTGGCCAGCTCTGACACTGAAGGGCGCAGAGCTGCACCCAGTACTGCAGGTTAAGCTCTGAGTTAAGAAGAATCGCCGTTCCCGGCCCGCGGGCTGACGTAGCGCACAACCGGACTCGGCTCGGAACACCGTTACGCCGTTCTAGAGGCTGAGGCCGACTGAAAAATAACGTCTTCCCTGACCGGGAATCGAACCCGGGCCGCGGCGGTGAGAGCGCCGAATCCTAACCACTAGACCACCAGGGAGCGTGGTGGCAGAACCTCCAGTGACACTATTGTGTACAACACTAGGAGCTTGTCAGGTGACACCTCCAGTCTCTCTGTTCTGTTGGTGCTGCTACACTTACAAACTATTCAAGATAATTACAAGTGCAAAAGGTCTATGAATGATAGCTTGCAACAAAAGAGAATATCGTGTCTGCAGAAACCAACAAGAATTACCTTCCTCCGCCATGTGGAAGTAACGAAGAGCCTGCAAAAGATAAGGCTGTCTTTAGTACGGGGCACACTGACCTGAACGCAGCAACCCAAATCACTGTGCATGCTCAGCATAGCTGAGGAAGGACATCTGCTTGTCCTGTCCATCATCTTACGTGCAGGAATTCAGCATGATACTCATTTAGTGTACAATCAGATTGGACCTCTCCTCAACAGCATTACTTATCCAGCTATTTCCTGCCACTGTCATTCTTGTTTAAGTATAGCACCTTCtatttctccttaaaaaaatctgatgcTCTATTTCCAGTCTTCAACTTGTcaagatcatttttatttctacctTCCAGTACATCTACAATCCCTCCAAGCCAGCTGTCAAGTATAAACTGAataactgaaacaaaatcttGTCATTAATATCAACAAATGCTTTGGGAAGAACCAATTCCTACAAAGCAGCAGTCAGTATCCTCCCACCTGAAGAGAATAAACCCTTACGAAATGCGCGTGAATTTTTTCAGTTAGCTTTCCATCCCACACCTTCACTCTTATCTCCTCCCGATGCTGCCAGCTGGAGGGAAAATACTGCCACAGACCTTACAGTGAGGATGTATCTACAAAGCAGTTTTTGTACTAAACTGCACCAGTCTTATCAGCATGGTTCACCTACAGGCTTTGGgacaagattttatttcttcagtgactTTAATTGCTGCAGAACTCCACGTTGGGATTGGCAAAGTTCTGCAGAAATCCTGGCTGTCGCTGTATTCTTCTGAAGGTGATTTTCAGCAAAACTCAAAAGCTTGACATTCTGTTACAAagttctatttcttttttccaatcAGCTCTTCAattgctttctgtctttcaagCAGCCTTCTGCAATTACTTTCTAGTGACTCCTCATCCCACTCAACttacaacaacaacagataGCAGGCCAGGGATTGGATTGTTCTAACACCACACAAAGATTACAGCAGCTACAGGAAACTTTCCTGCGACCAATCTAATTTTCAAGCTGTTATATCTGTGCACATAAATACTGTGCACATACATACTGTGTTAGACACCTGTACAATCAACAAATGTACAGTTAGCAGAGTGGCTAGGATAGTATATTTACAGGTTTTATAGTTAGAAAGATTATCGTGGTGGAAGGAGATGATCAAAAAAATAAACGAAATGCTCACCTGTATGCTAGGCTCGCAGTAGAAAACTCCaaagggagggatctccagaaagagatccttccccagtggcagtcagccctttaatggggtctaggagaggtgcagccaggcgccaccccttctggtcacacaggtgaattgccttcacctgtgctcccatggctgactcagtgctcgcctccCATACACCACCCCAGAACACAGACATCTGCACAGTCAGATTCAGGGTGTCTGACAGCAGAAATTTTCACAGCAAAGACGACCAAAAATACTTCAACCTCTCTGAAAAATGGATGTTATGGCACCAGTGGATGAGAAAAAGGTATTCATTAGTGGATAATAATAAATCAAGCTGCAAACTTATAAATCCATACTTATTCCATCAGAAGAGTTTTGTATAGAAAATAATCAGCATTGCCTGCTATTCTAAGAACTTACAAGCGGTCAGTTCTGTCAAGAAAGTGAGTAAAAACACATCAACAGCTCGGTGGGGTAAATAATAACgagaaatattttcctactGTACCTCTTCATATGTGGAAGTCGGAGGTGTTGCAAATAGCATTGCAGCTATCTTTCGTTGGTACCACGGCAATTCAGCAAAGGAGTAACACctggagcagaaggaaacaTTTGTATATAAGCTTCACATTACTCCTCTGTTTGGAATCAACGCTCTCATATCTTGGATGTCATAACCAGCTGCTGCTAAGAGCCACAACAACTGCAGTCACAGCACAAGTTCTTACAACTGCTCAACCCAACTCCAAGTGTTTGAAATTGCTGCAAGAAGTTTTGGGGCATCTTCTTCTGGGAGCTTTGGGTACACGAGGCTGGAGACAGTTATTAACCACCAGACAGCCTTTCAGCTTGTAGTATTTTAGCAATTAATGCATATTTCATATTGttctaaaatatttgcaataaCTGAGTGCAACTTACATCAACATTGCGTACAAAGGCAGGCCTGCAGCCTGATAGACTGATTtataagaatgaaaataatgagaaaaatcaaaagTACTTCCAGTCCTTTGCCTGCACTGCAAGAGCGGCAGTACAAATTTCAGTAAGCAGTAAATACAATCTCAGAGATATTTGGTGATGGCAGCCATCAATGAAATCCAATATAAATTCAGCGTTGAATTTTGTCTCCATTCATAGTAGTCAGAACAAAATGAGCAGTGCTCACCACCTCTCATGTGCACTGTGGAGATATACACACGTCTGCAAATAAgttttttgctattttaataCAGTAGAACACAGAACTACAATGAGCAATTatctttcatctttctgaacTGTTTAAGAATTAACAGTCACATGCTTCCCAGGCATGACTAAACCTTCCCATTCAATAGGTTTCCACTGAATTATTCCGAGCACTTCTGCAATTCAATAGTCCATTTATATtccagcagtattttttttattttttccatatctgGCCTATATTCTAGCATTTTTCTTTGCCACATGTTAACTTACCAAACGCCCATAAGATGAACTGATGTTGCATCTTTCGGATTCAGTTCAATGGCTCTCTagtgcaggaagaaaataaaattaattacaaaaaaaaaacagatgtaaaaGTTTATTTTGACACATCTGgcttaaaatacattaaacaacaacaaaaaacatgctGACTTGTTGTCCTTACTATTAATTAAACCACAATAATCACGTGTAGAATTTCAAGGACACAGTGTTAGCTTCGTGTACAACTGAATCCACTCACCTCCAAAACCTGAAGAGACTGACAGACTTCTGAGCAGTTATGTTTAGCGGGTCAGTCTCACATGAGACTCGACATACCGAGATTTTGATCTTATTTCTTGCAGAACAAAATTAGTCAGCAGACCTTCATCTTTTCCAGCCGTTGTCTTTCACTGGTACCTAATGCACAGTTACAGTGATGGCCACACACCCTTTTCTCAGTAGCACAGCTAGACTTCATGTAGGCCCAAGAGATGTCAGCAGCACTTCGGCTGTCTCAACGCTCTCTTCTACAGGAATTTTGCTATAGCAGGAGCTAAGCTGTATCCCTCATTCATTTGGAACCCAGAACCAGCACAATAAGCCTCAAATCAAATTGACACCAGGATATTTCACATTTGCAAATTTTCACCAAAAGATGATTCCTAAGTCACACACAATCTATGTATTAGACACATTAAGGCAGTCATTCAAATTACCTCAAAGTGCTCTTTGATAACAAAGGCATTTCCAATTTTAACCTTGATTCCTTCATAATCTCCGACATCACTGAGACAAATTGCATACCACTGTAATTCAAagtacaaaattaaaatacttaataAAGCAGTATAACTACCAACAgtatattaaacaaacaaaaaaagcagaacagctaCCACCACCACCCAGCAAGAGGTATTTGTTATGAACAGTTTTAGCAGCACCAAGCAACCCGCTAGGCTGAATGGATAATGGAATCAACGTCCTCTTCTTGTCCAAGATGTCAACACCGTTGATCATACTTTGTTACCTCCCTACCTGAGAGAAGCAGCCCAAAACAATGGCAGAATAAGGCTAGACCTGAAGTCTTCCCAACAAAACTCTACAGAACTATTGATACACACATACAGCACGCTGGAGGGGTGGTGTGTGAAACATTTTTCAGGCTACGTCAGAGGAGACCAACTGTAAATGGTATGATCCCGTACAGATTGAACCAGCTTTTGTTTCCTGTATCCTGTCTGAACTCTAATCTTAGAAACATATCAACAAGAATTAGAAGTGAGAGAGCGAGAATCATGGTGAGGATCActcatttttaactgaaaagtTAAATTACACAGAAGCTTGCTGAAACAGAACTATGACTTTACTTGAGGTTTCCACCGGCAGAAATCAAAGAACAAGACTTCAGTTACGTTATTTTGCTTGGCTTACCTTGTGTGCTGCAGAATTTGCTTCGTTTTTTTCTAGTGCCCTTTTTGCATACTCAAGGGAATCATATGCCAGttgtcttttctcttctgcagaagtAATGCTAAGCTGAGCTAAATCTCGTGATGCTCGTGCCAGCCGCCACAACAACTCTGCATCCTCACTAGTTATGAACAGAAACATCaacattttaaagtaataatGGCAACTAAGCAAGCAAAGGTCTCCAATCAGTCTCATCTGATTGCATCTCAAGAGGGTGATGTGACAACAGTATTATCATCTGGCATTTGGGCTGCACGGAACTTAAaggtaacaaacaacaaatAGAAGCCTAACATTACACACTGCCTGAGGATATAGCTATGTAAGTAAGGAGCTTTTTCATTCAGACTCAAATCCTAGCAGGGGacaaataaaaactaaaagaaggaaCAGCTGgtcagcactgaaaataaaatgaaacaatgaCTCCCAAAAGTCAAATTTTCAATACCTAAATTCTAGGTACTCCAGTCATTGCAATTGTGCGTAGACACATTGTGActtttttctaatatattttaGAGCATTTTCCaagtaacaaaacaaagaaaaaaaaaatctccctgcAAGAACGAAAAACTGCAGTGCTAaccctgctcccacagctgcatTCAGCCAACAATCagacagaatcattaaggttggaaaagacctctaccaaccatccacctaccaccaatactgcccactaagccatgccCCTAAGTACCACGTCCAGGCagttcttaaacacctccaaggacagtgactccaccacctcccagggcagcccgctccaatacctcaccactccttctgagaagaaattttccctaataGCCAAGCTGAACCTCCCCTAACACAACTTGAActtcctctcatcctatcattAAGTCCTTTCTTCATTCACTTTTCCACCAGGATGGAAAAGATCAAGAATGCTTTCCTACttaaaaagaagtagaaagcaAGGCTCTCCAGCATACCATAACAAGAATATCAGTTGGAATCTggtacagaaaaacacagttaaaaaaaagtcaaagtaaCATGAAGATATTCAGAGCAGTCAAGTACCTATTTTTATGCTGAACCAGCAACTGATAGAGCTTTTCAGTTTCTCCACTCCCATACAGGTAGTCTGCTTGCTCTATAACTTCTGCCActtaa is part of the Gallus gallus isolate bGalGal1 chromosome 2, bGalGal1.mat.broiler.GRCg7b, whole genome shotgun sequence genome and harbors:
- the RMDN1 gene encoding regulator of microtubule dynamics protein 1 — protein: MAAIVVALTQPLRLCPARLGPLLGPLLREAARGWRGLGGSEVLRKSLRRGVALSTGSFVLCEALRLISGSAEVHASFKVAEVIEQADYLYGSGETEKLYQLLVQHKNSEDAELLWRLARASRDLAQLSITSAEEKRQLAYDSLEYAKRALEKNEANSAAHKWYAICLSDVGDYEGIKVKIGNAFVIKEHFERAIELNPKDATSVHLMGVWCYSFAELPWYQRKIAAMLFATPPTSTYEEALRYFHMAEEADPNFYSKNLLFLGKTYLKLNNKKMALLWLSKAKEYPAHTEEDKQVQKEALELLNSI